One window of the Cryptomeria japonica chromosome 7, Sugi_1.0, whole genome shotgun sequence genome contains the following:
- the LOC131074835 gene encoding uncharacterized protein LOC131074835 — protein MEHACSNWVRGSVIGVGAFGIVSLAMDKASGELLAVKSIECKEERKEDLLAMENEISILKKLDSPWIVKYLGENYSDDGGVYRRNLLMEYMAGGSIADNLQRFGGPLEESVIRIYARDILKGIEYLHSQGIVHSDIKGKNVLVGDSGVKLADFGSAKVMSNERENSKVELSGTLLWMAPEVVNQVERGPPCDIWSLGCTVVEMATGRPPWTNISQPLVAMYKIGCSDELPEFPKTLSAQGHDFLQKCFHRDPKQRWTSTQLLTHPFVSERFKQEPKSPKSTLDFHCEQYQLDRSISCGTFSASIPPLSLPGDIHLPGHMQDEEISQNHGQAKRMFEASPSPRQRIARLAEESGGRGSKSSGNRPNRCMAPASNWIVVRCLKNYTPPMADSLFSDFINGSLVQKASSIQTSVSVHCNAKSQCSELKDIHCQDLGASHDDQIGKGLDSSMCIHLMNQPSSSSSAGSHGFCNSLAETVFSEDLVGPKTNFSSVVIHDRKYSLSRFKDRVLRFCSRIIPNSEAVLQFMLQTWLSQNGTRIEDWCKCCTCECNICAMKWYHVRTFVLKICHTNIKSFFRLILFFNK, from the coding sequence ATGGAGCATGCTTGCAGTAATTGGGTGAGAGGAAGTGTTATTGGGGTAGGAGCTTTTGGTATTGTCAGCCTAGCCATGGATAAAGCCAGTGGAGAGCTGCTTGCTGTCAAATCTATTGAATGCAAGGAAGAGAGAAAGGAAGATCTTTTGGCTATGGAGAATGAGATAAGCATTCTGAAGAAACTGGACTCACCATGGATTGTGAAGTATTTGGGTGAGAATTACAGTGATGATGGTGGTGTGTATAGGAGGAATTTGTTGATGGAATACATGGCAGGAGGAAGTATAGCAGATAATTTGCAGAGATTTGGAGGGCCATTGGAGGAGTCTGTTATTCGCATCTATGCTAGAGACATTCTTAAAGGCATTGAGTATCTCCATAGCCAGGGGATTGTGCATTCTGATATCAAGGGAAAGAATGTGCTGGTGGGGGACTCTGGTGTTAAGTTAGCAGACTTTGGGTCTGCTAAAGTGatgtcaaatgagagagaaaacagcaaagttgaattgagtgggACTCTTCTATGGATGGCTCCAGAGGTGGTGAATCAAGTGGAGAGGGGTCCCCCTTGTGATATATGGTCTTTGGGATGCACTGTGGTGGAGATGGCCACTGGCAGGCCTCCATGGACTAATATCTCTCAACCTTTGGTTGCCATGTACAAAATTGGGTGCTCTGATGAGCTTCCTGAGTTTCCAAAGACTCTGTCTGCTCAAGGCCATGATTTTCTCCAGAAATGCTTTCATAGAGATCCCAAGCAAAGATGGACTAGTACCCAATTGTTGACCCACCCTTTTGTCAGTGAAAGATTTAAGCAAGAGCCAAAATCTCCCAAAAGTACTTTGGATTTTCACTGTGAACAATACCAGTTGGATAGGTCAATCTCTTGTGGAACTTTTTCTGCCTCAATTCCGCCGTTGTCTTTACCTGGAGATATTCATCTGCCTGGTCATATGCAGGATGAGGAAATAAGCCAAAATCATGGTCAAGCAAAGAGGATGTTTGAGGCAAGCCCTTCTCCTCGTCAGAGAATAGCAAGATTGGCTGAGGAAAGTGGTGGTAGAGGAAGTAAAAGCAGTGGTAATAGGCCTAACCGGTGTATGGCCCCTGCTTCTAACTGGATTGTTGTAAGGTGCCTTAAGAACTATACACCTCCCATGGCAGACAGTCTTTTTTCAGATTTCATTAATGGGTCCCTTGTCCAGAAGGCCTCCTCAATTCAGACTTCAGTATCAGTCCACTGTAATGCCAAATCTCAGTGCAGTGAATTGAAAGACATTCATTGCCAAGACTTGGGTGCCAGCCATGATGATCAGATTGGAAAGGGCCTTGACAGTAGCATGTGTATCCATTTGATGAATCAGCCTTCTTCATCAAGCAGTGCTGGCAGCCATGGCTTCTGCAACTCTTTGGCAGAGACCGTTTTCTCCGAAGACTTGGTGGGTCCTAAGACCAACTTTAGTAGTGTTGTTATCCATGACAGAAAATACAGTCTATCAAGATTCAAAGACAGGGTACTTAGATTCTGTAGCAGGATTATTCCCAACTCAGAGGCAGTTCTACAGTTCATGTTGCAGACATGGCTTTCCCAAAATGGTACAAGAATTGAGGATTGGTGCAAGTGTTGTACCTGTGAGTGTAACATATGTGCAATGAAATGGTACCATGTCAGAACTTTTGTTTTGAAGATTTGTCATACAAATATAAAATCGTTTTTCAgactaattttattttttaataaatag